One window of Triticum dicoccoides isolate Atlit2015 ecotype Zavitan chromosome 5A, WEW_v2.0, whole genome shotgun sequence genomic DNA carries:
- the LOC119301751 gene encoding sulfate transporter 1.2-like: MVHHISDEAADEPSITTQTPSNDPSQAPLVYKVGYPPPKNLATEFTETLRETFFHDNPLRQYKGQSGPRRFMMGLEFLFPIFGWGRDYSLNKFKGDLIAGLTIASLCIPQDIGYSKLANLDPQYGLYSSFIPPLIYAAMGSSRDIAIGPVAVVSLLIGSLLQAEVDHVKNKEEYMRLAFTATFFAGITQAALGFLRLGFLIEFLSHAAIVGFMGGAAITIALQQLKYVLGIANFTRKTDIVSVMESVWRSVHHGWNWQTIVIGVSFLVFLLFAKYIGKKKRKLFWVPAIAPIISVILATFFVYITRADKQGVQIVKHIEQGINPSSVHMIYFTGPFVAKGFKIGVVCGIVGLTEAVAIGRTFAAMKDYQLDGNKEMVALGTMNIVGSMTSCYVTTGSFSRSAVNFMAGCKTPVSNVVMSVVVLLTLLVITPLFKYTPNAILGSIIISAVIGLVDYEAAILIWKVDKLDFIACMGAFFGVVFVSVEIGLLIAVAISFAKILLQVTRPRTALLGNLPGTTIYRNISQYPEAKLTPGVVIVRVDSAIYFSNSNYVRERILRWLTDEEDRAKALGLPKISSLIVEMSPVIDIDTSGIHALEDLYKNLQKRDMQLILSNPGSVVIEKLQASKLTEHIGSSHIFLAVSDAVRFCTTKSMQEP, from the exons ATGGTTCATCATATATCTGACGAGGCAGCAGATGAACCTAGCATCACCACACAGACACCCTCCAATGACCCATCTCAAGCACCGCTGGTGTACAAAGTGGGCTATCCCCCTCCCAAGAACTTGGCCACAGAATTTACAGAAACATTGAGAGAGACTTTCTTCCACGACAACCCGCTGCGTCAGTACAAGGGCCAATCCGGACCGAGGAGGTTCATGATGGGGCTGGAGTTCTTGTTTCCAATATTTGGGTGGGGTAGGGATTACAGTCTCAACAAGTTCAAAGGCGATCTGATTGCCGGATTGACCATCGCAAGCCTCTGCATTCCTCAG GACATTGGCTATTCGAAGCTTGCTAATTTGGATCCGCAGTATGGGCTTT ACTCCAGCTTCATTCCCCCATTGATCTATGCTGCAATGGGTAGCTCAAGGGATATAGCGATTGGCCCGGTTGCCGTGGTTTCTCTTTTGATAGGTTCACTTCTACAAGCTGAGGTTGACCATGTCAAAAACAAGGAGGAATACATGCGCCTCGCTTTCACGGCAACCTTCTTCGCTGGCATCACTCAAGCAGCCTTAGGATTTCTAAG GTTAGGGTTCCTTATAGAGTTCTTGTCACATGCTGCAATTGTCGGATTCATGGGGGGAGCTGCCATTACTATTGCCCTGCAGCAGCTGAAATACGTGTTGGGTATCGCAAACTTTACAAGGAAAACCGACATAGTTTCTGTTATGGAATCTGTCTGGAGATCAGTTCATCACGGG TGGAACTGGCAGACAATTGTGATTGGCGTATCTTTCCTGGTTTTCCTTCTGTTTGCGAAGTACATC ggaaagaagaaaaggaagctttTCTGGGTGCCAGCTATTGCTCCTATAATTTCAGTGATTCTagcaacattttttgtatacattactCGTGCCGACAAGCAAGGTGTTCAGATA GTAAAGCACATTGAACAGGGAATCAACCCATCATCAGTACACATGATTTATTTCACCGGTCCGtttgttgcaaaaggtttcaagATCGGTGTTGTTTGCGGCATAGTTGGTTTGACA GAAGCTGTAGCTATTGGAAGGACATTTGCTGCTATGAAGGACTACCAGCTAGATGGAAACAAGGAGATGGTAGCACTTGGAACCATGAACATAGTAGGATCAATGACATCTTGCTATGTCACAACAG GTTCTTTCTCACGTTCGGCAGTTAACTTCATGGCTGGCTGCAAGACTCCTGTATCCAATGTGGTTATGTCAGTGGTGGTTCTTCTTACCTTGTTGGTCATCACACCGCTATTCAAATACACACCGAATGCAATCCTAGGGTCGATCATCATTTCTGCGGTGATCGGCCTTGTGGACTATGAAGCAGCAATTCTCATATGGAAAGTTGACAAATTGGACTTCATTGCTTGCATGGGAGCATTTTTCGGTGTTGTTTTTGTATCCGTTGAGATTGGCCTCTTGATTGCT GTAGCAATCTCATTTGCCAAAATACTTCTTCAAGTAACAAGGCCAAGGACAGCCCTACTTGGAAACCTTCCCGGCACCACAATATACAGGAACATCAGCCAGTATCCAGAAGCAAAACTTACTCCCGGGGTGGTGATTGTGAGGGTTGATTCTGCTATTTATTTTTCCAACTCTAATTACGTCCGAGAAAG AATTCTTAGGTGGCTGACAGACGAAGAAGATAGAGCTAAAGCACTGGGATTGCCTAAAATCAGTTCCTTGATCGTGGAAATGTCGC CCGTTATCGACATCGATACAAGTGGCATACACGCTCTTGAAgatctatacaagaatcttcagaaAAGAGATATGCAG CTCATTCTGTCGAATCCTGGTTCCGTCGTCATAGAAAAACTGCAAGCATCCAAGCTCACCGAGCACATTGGAAGCAGTCATATATTCCTCGCAGTCTCTGACGCTGTGCGATTCTGTACGACGAAGTCGATGCAGGAACCGTGA